GGGCAACAAGGATCACCGCGGTATAAAGCGAACCCTGGGATTAACCCTAATGGTGGCCCTTGTTTTTGGGGGGGCAACCAGTCTCTTCGCGTTTTTCTTCCCTGAGCAAATTCTCTCATTCTATACTGACACTCCTGCAATTATCAGTGAAGGTTCACTCTACTTGCAAATTGTGGCCTTTTCCTATGTTCTTTCAGGGATCAGCCTTTCCTACGGCGCAGCCCTACAGAGTATTCGCCGACCAAAACTCCCGGTGCTTATTAGTGTGGTGGCCCTCTCTCTCAATACTCTCTTGAACTATATTTTTATCTTCGGAAATTTTGGAGCTCCAGAAATGGGCATTGCCGGGGCAGCCATGGCAACCTTACTATCTCGTATTGTGGAAGTACTTCTCTTGGTGTACATTGCGTATCGATTAAAAACCCCCGTGGCGGCAACAGTAAAAGAGCTTACTGCCTTTACAGGGGAGTATGTAACCCGCGTTTTCAAAACGTCCCTTCCCATTGTTATAAACCAGTTTATGTGGGCAGGGGGAACCTCAATCTACAAACGATATTACGCCCAGCTGGGAAGAGATGCTATTACAGCTGTGAGTATCTCAGAAAAAACTATCAGTATGTTTATTATTATCTTTTTTGGGACAGCCACGGCGGCATCGGTAATTATCGGTAACTCCATTGGAGAGAACAATATGGAGCAGGCTAAACAAGACGGACACCGTATTTTAATCCTTGCCCCCATGGCGGGTATCATTGTGGCTCTTTTGTTCTACGCAATCTCTCCGGTTGTCCCGACCATTTTTTCTGTAACCGGAGAAATGCGTGACACAACCTTGGTGGTTCTTTCAGTCTTTGCTGTAACCCTTCCCTTTAAGATGTACAATATGCATCTTGTTGATGGTGTTTTACGCAGTGGTGGGGATACCAAAGTGGGCATGCTTCTTGATGTTTGCGGGGTGTGGCTTATCGGTATTCCCGTTGCCCATATTTCTACCACTTATTTTAATTTTCCCATTGAAGTGGTCTATCTCCTTATTGCATCAGAAGAGCTGATAAAAGCAGTAGTGGGGACCATGCGTATTGCAAGCGGTAAATGGATACGACGGCTTATCAGCGATAATGAAAAATATGAGTAATTGTTGTCAAAAGCTATACAAAAATACATTTCCACAATCTATTTTGAAATTTGTCCTAGTTTATGAACAAATAATAAACCAAAAGGAGTGAGTTTGCTAAAGTCACTTGTTTATATCACCCTTATATTGTCTTTATTCAGTTGTACTGGAGAGGAGCAGGAACCTATGGGCTATTTTGGAGAAGAGTCTCCCCTTGATTTATCAATTCTTCCCGAATCACCGCACGAGTATCGTCTCACACCAGAACGGGAAAGTATCGACCGGGCGCCATCACAAAATCCGCCAAACGGCCTCTCAGCGGAAGAAGTACCCCAGTTTATTATTATCGGTTCTGATGACAACACCTGCGCCCAGGGAATGAACTGGCTTCTTGATCTTATTGAGGGACAGAAAAACCCCGCAGGAAACAATAATCCTGCAACCTTTGACGGAACCCCCCTAACTCTTAGCCTCTACTGGAACAGTGATAACTCAGGCTACACCTACGATTCTGCACAAATCAAGGCATTACACCGTGCTGTTGCCATGAACTGTGAAGTAGCAAATCATACAGCACACCATCGCCATGGTGCTGAGCTCAGCAAAGAAGAGTGGATGCAGGAAATGGCCCGTGTTAATAAGGTACTCCTTGAAGCAGGCGTTATTCGCCCAGACACCCCCATGGGGTTTCGTACCCCCTTTCTTGAGTTTAATAAATACACCTTTGCTGCTGCCGCAGAAATGGGCGCACTTTACGACTGCAGTACCGTTGAGGGCGGCAGTGCCGATCAAGTATCCCTAGAGCCCGGCAGCTACCACTGGCCCTATACCATGAACCATCCCATACCGGGATATCCGAGCTCGTGGTGGGAAGGACAGCTGCAGAAAAACACGCCGGACTATGCCCTTGATGGATCGGAAAAAACTGAAAATCTTTGGCAGCTTCCCTGTTACTCCTTTCTTGCTCCTCACGACAGTGTTCTGGGAGAATATGGCATTACGGAGAGTATCCGCGACTATATGAAGGGTGTTGTATCCTGGGATCCTCAAGGGAAAGTAACTGGTCTTGACTACAACCTCTGGGCGCCGGGAGATCATGGCGGCTTTGAAATGAACAAAGAGCAATCCTTGGCAACGCTTAAATATACTCTTGATAGAAAATATGCGGGGAATCGTGCCCCCTTGACTTTGGGAATGCACTCTCAATTCTATTTTGAAGAAGATAAGTTTGCTAACATTACCAATGAAGAACAGCGGGAAGTACTGGCTGAATTTATCGCCTACGCCCTCACCAAGGAGGATGTACGAATTGTATCAGCCATTGATTTTTTCACTTGGTATAAAGATCCAAGGGCCCTCTAATGTCCAATCTACGGGGGTTTGAAAAAATACGAGTTGACCTCGCCCTCCCCCTGCTCATGTTGCGGGGACGGCGCGGTATTCTTGCCTGCGCCTACCTCAATCATCACACAGCGGAGGTAACGGGCGAAGCAATTGCCCTGGTACGCGGGGTACACTCTTTTGAAGAAATGTGCTCTGCCACAGTATTTGCCTGCTCCACGGAGGCGCAGAAACAGGGCGTTTTTGTAGGGATGACGGGGGCAGAAGCCCTTGCCTGTTTACGCTAATACCTTTCTGCCAACACTAGAATGTATATTATCTCCTTCTAAGGAGGTACTGTGTTTGTTTTAGATGACGTCACCTATGGGGATATTCTGACCATACCACACATGGAGATTCATGCGGGCTGTCTCACCTGCATTATTGGAGCAAGCGGGAGCGGCAAAACAACCCTCTTAGGCCTTCTTAATAATATGAAAAGCCCTGACACCGGACGAATACTTTTTCAGGGAGAAAACTTAGAGACCTTCCCGCCGGAACAACTTCGCCGACGAGTCATGATGCTACCACAAACCCCCGCGGTTTTTCCCAATACAATTGAGGATAACTTCACTTCCGCTCTCTACTACACCGAACATGACAGCATTCCTAACCGATCTGTCTTTCAAGACCTTCTTCGGGAAACGGGCCTGAATCATCCCCTTGATACGCCTGCACACCAGCTCTCGGGAGGAGAAAAACAACGTCTGGCCCTTGCCCGAATACTCTTGCTCAAACCGGAGGTTCTCCTCCTTGATGAACCCTCCTCTGCCCTTGACCGGCGCACGGAGCATGAGATTATTGAGATGATCATCCAAACCGTTCGTCGGCATAGCGGCACCATTATAATGGTAACCCATTCTGAAGAGGTAGCACACACCTACGGCGATCGACGAATTATTCTTGAAAAGGGTGTCATTGTAGGCAATGAAGAAGAGGAGGCCTGCCGTGGAAAACATGATTAGTATTTCCCTGCCCCGTTTAGCTGCTGCCTACGTATTTGTACTACTTCTGATACTTCTGGTACAGATACAGCGCATCGGTGCAACAGGACAAATACTTCTTGCAAATATCCGCATGACTATCCAACTGGTCTGTGTGGGGTATCTTCTCACAATTCTCTTTGAAAACCCCTCGCCGATTTTTAGTACCATGGTGCTTCTCTGCATGCTCGCCTTTGCGGTGCATACCGTGTTGGGACGTATTCAACATCAGCTTCCCCTGGGTATCGGAAAAACCATTCCTATTGCGCTTGTCATGGGGTCTTTCACGAGTCTTTTCTTCTTTATTGTTGTGGTTCTCAACCTTGATCCCTGGTATGACCCCCATTATATTATCCCCTTGGCAGGAATGATAATCGGTAACTCCATGACGGGAATTTCCCTAACTATTACGGGGCTATTTACGGGGGTACGTGATAATCGCTCCCATATAGAAACCGCCCTTATGCTTGGAGCAAAACCGGAACGAGTTATGGAATCCATCACTGCCCAAGCCTTTTTCAATGCAATTCTCCCCACAATAAACTCCATGATGGGCATGGGTATTGTTTTTCTTCCCGGTATGATGACCGGACAGATTCTTGCCGGAGCCCCTCCCATGCTGGCCATAAAATATCAAATAGCAATTATGCTAGCCATCCTGGGAAGCGTGACTCTCACCGTATTTGTCATGGTCCGCTTGGGGGGTAAAAGCTTTTTTAATGAACGGGCACAACTGGTCATTCCTGAGCAGGGATCGGGACGAAAAAACCAGTGAAACACACCATGCTTTGATAAAGCAGATCCTTGATATATTTTCCGCCCGTACAGGAGAAGCCCCGCCCAAAGGAGAGTTTCATGAAACGGGATATTCTATTTCGCTCCCCACAGAACGAGATTGCGGAATTTACCTTCAATGCAGAGGTAACGGAGGTGTTTGATGATATGCTCACCCGCTCCGTACCGGGCTATGGAACGCTCATATCACTTATCGCGCTCTGGGCAAAGGAGTACGTACAGGAAGGAAGTAATGTCTACGACCTCGGTGCCTCCCTAGGCACAGCCACGCAGGCCATAGCGCATAATGCCCGCGAGACCTCCTGTACCATCTACGCTGTGGATACCAGCACAGCCATGGTAGAAGCCCTCACCAAAAACGTGGCCGGTGCCTACGGTTTAGCACAGGTTGTGCCCCGATGTGAAGACATCTGCACCATTTCCTTAGAGCAAGCCTCTCTTACCGTACTGAACCTCACTCTCCAATTCATCCCCCCGGAACAACGGCTTCCTCTCTTGCAGCGCATTTATGCCCACACCCTCCCGGGGGGCGTGGTTTTTCTTGCGGAAAAATGTGATGACACCGAAGAGATGACCGAACTCTACTACGCCTTTAAACGGGCAAACGGGTATAACAATCTTGAAATCAGTCAGAAACGTACCGCCTTGGAGCAAGTGCTCATACCTGATACAG
The Chitinivibrio alkaliphilus ACht1 DNA segment above includes these coding regions:
- a CDS encoding ABC transporter ATP-binding protein; this translates as MFVLDDVTYGDILTIPHMEIHAGCLTCIIGASGSGKTTLLGLLNNMKSPDTGRILFQGENLETFPPEQLRRRVMMLPQTPAVFPNTIEDNFTSALYYTEHDSIPNRSVFQDLLRETGLNHPLDTPAHQLSGGEKQRLALARILLLKPEVLLLDEPSSALDRRTEHEIIEMIIQTVRRHSGTIIMVTHSEEVAHTYGDRRIILEKGVIVGNEEEEACRGKHD
- a CDS encoding ABC transporter permease — its product is MISISLPRLAAAYVFVLLLILLVQIQRIGATGQILLANIRMTIQLVCVGYLLTILFENPSPIFSTMVLLCMLAFAVHTVLGRIQHQLPLGIGKTIPIALVMGSFTSLFFFIVVVLNLDPWYDPHYIIPLAGMIIGNSMTGISLTITGLFTGVRDNRSHIETALMLGAKPERVMESITAQAFFNAILPTINSMMGMGIVFLPGMMTGQILAGAPPMLAIKYQIAIMLAILGSVTLTVFVMVRLGGKSFFNERAQLVIPEQGSGRKNQ
- a CDS encoding polysaccharide deacetylase family protein, translating into MGYFGEESPLDLSILPESPHEYRLTPERESIDRAPSQNPPNGLSAEEVPQFIIIGSDDNTCAQGMNWLLDLIEGQKNPAGNNNPATFDGTPLTLSLYWNSDNSGYTYDSAQIKALHRAVAMNCEVANHTAHHRHGAELSKEEWMQEMARVNKVLLEAGVIRPDTPMGFRTPFLEFNKYTFAAAAEMGALYDCSTVEGGSADQVSLEPGSYHWPYTMNHPIPGYPSSWWEGQLQKNTPDYALDGSEKTENLWQLPCYSFLAPHDSVLGEYGITESIRDYMKGVVSWDPQGKVTGLDYNLWAPGDHGGFEMNKEQSLATLKYTLDRKYAGNRAPLTLGMHSQFYFEEDKFANITNEEQREVLAEFIAYALTKEDVRIVSAIDFFTWYKDPRAL
- a CDS encoding DUF1805 domain-containing protein, which codes for MSNLRGFEKIRVDLALPLLMLRGRRGILACAYLNHHTAEVTGEAIALVRGVHSFEEMCSATVFACSTEAQKQGVFVGMTGAEALACLR
- the cmoA gene encoding carboxy-S-adenosyl-L-methionine synthase CmoA; translated protein: MKRDILFRSPQNEIAEFTFNAEVTEVFDDMLTRSVPGYGTLISLIALWAKEYVQEGSNVYDLGASLGTATQAIAHNARETSCTIYAVDTSTAMVEALTKNVAGAYGLAQVVPRCEDICTISLEQASLTVLNLTLQFIPPEQRLPLLQRIYAHTLPGGVVFLAEKCDDTEEMTELYYAFKRANGYNNLEISQKRTALEQVLIPDTDTCHRDRLHRAGFSRVECIFQALQFRGYAAWK
- a CDS encoding MATE family efflux transporter translates to MTLATLFDPAFFKRILPVALPLALRHFLISSLSLIDTVMISNVSETSIAAVDLANQITFLFIVTMIGITGGASIYTSQYWGNKDHRGIKRTLGLTLMVALVFGGATSLFAFFFPEQILSFYTDTPAIISEGSLYLQIVAFSYVLSGISLSYGAALQSIRRPKLPVLISVVALSLNTLLNYIFIFGNFGAPEMGIAGAAMATLLSRIVEVLLLVYIAYRLKTPVAATVKELTAFTGEYVTRVFKTSLPIVINQFMWAGGTSIYKRYYAQLGRDAITAVSISEKTISMFIIIFFGTATAASVIIGNSIGENNMEQAKQDGHRILILAPMAGIIVALLFYAISPVVPTIFSVTGEMRDTTLVVLSVFAVTLPFKMYNMHLVDGVLRSGGDTKVGMLLDVCGVWLIGIPVAHISTTYFNFPIEVVYLLIASEELIKAVVGTMRIASGKWIRRLISDNEKYE